The following are from one region of the Chromobacterium phragmitis genome:
- the pfkB gene encoding 1-phosphofructokinase yields the protein MSGAIHTVTANPALDQTVTLDALIPGSVHLARAATVNAGGKGVNVASCLADWGLPAHAHGLLGRDNCGPFEQLFAAKRITDRMLRVAGACRVNIKLADLASGDTTDVNLPGPETGEAELASLTAGLRDVGAGDLAVLAGSLPPGMPRDALARLCAQLKRQGAWVLMDSSGSPLAAALANPPAALPDCVKPNREELAQWAGRELPGLDDVARCARGLQRMGVGRVVVSLGEQGALLVDGDAALLASLPPQRPLSTVGAGDALVAGLTAARRQELNAADSLRLAMAFAAAKLQRVGPHLPPEPQIRELAAAVSLQTLAAA from the coding sequence ATGAGCGGCGCGATACACACCGTCACCGCCAATCCGGCGCTGGACCAGACCGTCACCCTGGACGCGCTGATCCCCGGCAGCGTCCATCTGGCGCGCGCCGCCACGGTCAACGCCGGCGGCAAGGGCGTCAATGTGGCCAGTTGCCTGGCAGACTGGGGCCTGCCGGCCCACGCCCACGGCCTGCTGGGCCGCGACAACTGCGGCCCCTTCGAGCAGCTGTTCGCCGCCAAGCGCATAACCGACCGCATGCTGCGAGTAGCCGGCGCCTGCCGGGTCAACATCAAGCTGGCCGATCTCGCCAGCGGCGACACCACCGACGTCAACCTGCCCGGCCCCGAAACCGGCGAAGCCGAATTGGCGTCGCTGACGGCCGGACTCCGCGACGTCGGCGCCGGCGACCTGGCGGTGCTGGCCGGCAGCCTGCCCCCCGGCATGCCGCGCGACGCGCTGGCGCGGCTATGCGCCCAGTTGAAGCGGCAAGGCGCCTGGGTGCTGATGGACAGCAGCGGCTCGCCGCTGGCCGCCGCGCTGGCCAATCCGCCGGCGGCGCTGCCCGACTGCGTGAAGCCCAACCGCGAGGAGCTGGCGCAATGGGCCGGCCGCGAGCTGCCCGGCCTGGACGACGTGGCGCGCTGCGCGCGCGGCCTGCAGCGGATGGGGGTCGGCCGGGTGGTGGTGTCGCTGGGCGAACAGGGCGCGCTGCTGGTGGACGGCGACGCGGCGCTGCTGGCCAGCCTGCCGCCGCAGCGGCCGCTGAGCACAGTAGGCGCCGGCGACGCGCTGGTGGCGGGCCTGACCGCCGCCCGCCGCCAGGAGCTGAACGCCGCGGACAGCCTGCGGCTGGCGATGGCCTTCGCCGCCGCCAAGCTGCAACGCGTCGGCCCCCACCTGCCGCCAGAGCCGCAAATACGCGAACTGGCCGCCGCCGTCAGCCTGCAAACCCTGGCCGCGGCCTGA